The sequence below is a genomic window from Phoenix dactylifera cultivar Barhee BC4 chromosome 8, palm_55x_up_171113_PBpolish2nd_filt_p, whole genome shotgun sequence.
acaggcACCAGAACTTCAGGGGCAGCAATGTGACCTACATGGGCTAATAAGATATGATAAATTACAAGCATAAGAGTACTCAAGAAGCCAGAAGGTCTTGGAAAATCAGAAAACTAAAGGAACATTGGGAGAGTAAAAGTTAAGATGAAAGATTTTTGAAAAATGGAAAGGGAATAACAGATGAAGTCACTAGCACGATCATGCGGTCTTCCATGTATCACATTGAACAACCTTCAGGAAAAATCAGCCATTGGCCAACATCACCAAAGTAAGAGTGACACAAGACATCCTTTTCCGCTGCAACAACATCAACCCCAAAATTCAGtcaattacaaaatttttaaaatcagttttggtTTCCGTTTGGCCCCCACCCCCCTTGGTGCACAATAAAGTTTTGGTTTCGGCAGTTTCAATAAAGTTCCAGTTCAACAGTCTCACTCGGAATTTCGGCGCTTtggtaaaaaaatcaaaaacatccaaaaaattgaagaaaaaaaaaattgaaacaatGCGACACTGTCAAGTGCCAAGGTCAGCCTCTTGATTCCTTCCCAAGGACTTGCATATAAATATGCAACAATCGCCACATAGCTAAGTATGCACCTCTGTTGATCTGAATACAATGCGACACTGTCAAGTGCCTGCAAGCAACCCGACCTTTTCCCCAACGCTCATGCGCAGCTTCATGGCATTAGCATAGACTCCTCCCAAGAGTGCTCTACAACCAAGCACCTCTATGTCAATTCCTACCCTTCGCCCCACAAGCCAAGCACTGCTCAACTAGAAATAAGCAAAATACTTCCGTGCCACAACATATCCATGTTGCTACAATTTGCAAGCCACCGCATTAGCCTTCGAGAATACATAAACCAAACCCACATAACATGACTATGCAAAGCCATTGGTATGCATGCGGATTATACTCAAACCATCCTTTAGTGTCGCTTAGCTGAACCATCAAGTCAACATGCCCCACAGCATCTTGAAGCCACGGTCGACTGTGCACATCCAAGTCCTCGTGGGTTCCACCATCCAAGCTCCCCCACAAGCTCTCGCAGCTCAATCTCAGCCTTGCATCCTCAGCATGTCTTCCCATCCACAACCATACTGCTCAACAATGTTATGGACTATTAACGCTACGCACTGCCACAATCCTTGAGGTCCAAGGTATATCTTCCAACATTCTTTGTCCATAGCCTGCTCACACATCATTATGCATTGTCATAACAATGGCATGCAAGTCTACCCATCAAGTAAATATTGTCGATAGACAAATCCTTGCACCACACTATATTCTCCGCGACATGATCTGCTTGGTCACCCTTAATCCTTCTCCCAACTCTAAGGCACATGTTCTGATCAATATTTCATTAGGCACCATTGTGCTCCACAACCAAACGGCTCCTGTGGATCTTCATAGATATCACACTCTACAATGCCTATAGGAACAGACCCTTGCTCGACTAGTCCCATATCACCTTTACACTCCACTACAAAGATCAAGCATGTATAGGGTAGCCCGGATAACTCCCTAAGCTAATGTGACCAGCTCATCCAACCAACATTACCCCGAATGCCTTCAAATGAGACCAACGAGGCATGACCCTGCCTTGCCTCGTAGTTGTGCCATGGCAGCATGTCTTATAAGCCTACGGGAGTTGGGAATGCGTCCATAGCACCATGCCCCTCCTAGATCCATGAGAAATTCTCGAGTATCCATATGTCTTGGTGGTCCACCACCATGTCAAATATCAAGATCTGAGAGTCCCCCGACATATTGCACTACGGGCATGCTACACCATGGCTAACCATTGCCTCCTTAATACCCCAACTAGGCATCCCACAATCTCCACCTAAGGATTCCAAAATATTGAGAAGCATGGCAACTCTTGACACACACAAAACCCTTTTGTTGCCCATAGCACCATGCCCCTCAATCCATGAGGAATCCTCGAGTATCCGCATAAGTCCTAGTGGTCAGCCACGATTCCAAAATTAAGCACTGTGAGTCCCACAACATGTTGTACCATGGCCATGCTCTGCCATGGCTAACCATTGCCTTCTTAATATCCCACGCAGGCATCCACCCAATCTCCACCCTAGAGATTCCAGAGTATCAAGGAGCATTCCAACTCTTGGCATAGACAAAACCCTCCATCGTATTGCACCAAGCCCATGTCGGCACCCCCTACAACAAGCTTAAAACCACAGCTCTGACACACCAGCAAAGCTAACAATGCACGAGGGGGCAACTATACTTAAAAATTCGGGATTTAGTTGGTCTATAGAATGTTAACTAAGAAATCTGGTTAAGATTATCTACTACTTCTCTAtgttaaatttcaaaatttttattcaAGAAAGGATTAGGAGGTCctattcaatttcaaaaatcttAAAGTTCGTTAAACATGGATAGTAATCAATGGAATCTATTCAAGATTCATTCCCCTAGCAACTTATCTATTGCCCAAAATGGAAAATAGGcctcaaggaagaagaggaatatATTTTAAAGAAGACATCATCTGCTAGGTTGGATGATTTTGGATAGAAGTATATAGGAAGGTTTCTCAAAATAATATAGAGAAAATAATTTAAGACGGTTTACCATGTGCAACATACTTAAGGGGATACCTAAATGTTGAAGAGCTGAAAAGGAGAAAAGGGCCAAATGACACTTGGAGATATGTATGGGAAATGAATCGATTCCCTAAAAAAAGTATAGAACATAGACAAGAACTTCTATAGTAGTCTTGGACATAAAACAATAATTTAGTAAAATCTAGCTAGCATTAACAAATATAGAATAAGGCTTTGTTTATGTAATTTATGGCTTTTaagataaagatcaagcatgacCACATGTACATATAATAAAAAGGAAATTGcataattgagaaaaatattacATTTTTTCATGTTGTAAGGGTAAATGCAAAGATCTAAAACAATCCTTGTAGCAAGCAGTACGTGACGCTGGGTCAGGGAAGTGGAGGTAAAAACCaaggtaatatatattataagttGTCAAAAAGATTTGAAAATGAATTAGGCTCAACAATTATAGTTATGGATTTGTTTAAGGCTAAAGTTTGCCCTAGCCTTCTTTTGATAGTTCGTATTTTTTTGGTTGCCCATGAAAAAGACAAGTATTGAAACCTTTCTTGCTTAACCCTCGCTTCTGATGAGGAAAAGTAGTATTAAAAGGGGAGTCCTAAAAGATATAAATGTATAAAACCATGGATAACTAGATTTGTAAGAATTTGCACTTGTAATCTAATATTTTCCAAAATAATATAAACCAATTATTTAGTTATAAATAAGGTTTGCCGTCTCGATACCGAAACCTGCATGGATACCATGCTAGTACAATATCACTACTTAAGGTCGGTTTTGCATAATGAGACTCCCTATGTCCCCATATCGAGTCTCAATTCAATACCAGTACGGCTTGAGATGCTTGGTACGGGCATTACGTACCAGTTCAATGAACCTTGGTTATAACTAAATTGGCATTTATGAAGAACCCCCTAAGCAAATAAGTGGACATTGACTATTCTGAGAcccaaaagaataaaaaaaggaaaatgtaAATAGTCCAACAAAATATAGCAGGAAAATATATAATTGAAATCATATTAATAACACATGCAAAGAGACAAGAGTTGGAGGCAAGACAAACTCAAATAGATTTAATTACTGAAAAATAATGCAAGCAAAGTATGGCTTCAGCTTACCATCCAAATCTAGTACAAGGGTAACAGACTtctttcttcctatttcctttggTAGAAAAGCAGGAGAAATGGGCGAAACTGCCTCAGataaatcaggtaaatctggtaaacttttgaaaaataattgtGGATCAAAGCATTCTGCTTCTTCCAGATTATAGCTCGATTCAGTTTCCTGATCAGATGAGTTCAATTGATGGATTGCTAGATATAAGCATGAACCATCTGACCTCACTGCAGGTTCTTCAATCGGATCCTGATCATGACTAGTAATAGTTCCCCCAGTTTTCTCGAAGAAGGGCAGTATGACATAACTATCCTGTTTGTCAAAAAACAAGTCTGGTTGCATGTATACATAATCTGGACATGCAGTAGTTACTCCATCAGAAAATCCTATGTCAACATCAAAGGGAGAAGCAGCAACTTTCTCAGATGTATAGAGATCCCAAAAATTGGCAGTTTGAACTTCACTTTCGTTACAATTCCCATTATCTATGTCATTGGCAATCAGGCTAGGCACTTCATCATGCTCATCATCTCTAACTGCAAAAGAGGGACCACTTAGAAAAACAGACATATTGAAACAACCAAAAATTATTAGCAGCTAAACTCTGGGTATTCCAAAAATGTTATTTCCATGAcgatagcacaatgacatgatATGGGTGTTGACGAACAGCTGATAGCTCAGCTGGTTGGTATCTCCAAGTCAGAGGTCTCAGATTCAAACCTGAGGTGGTGAATAACCACCATTTTCTCtccctcacacacacacacaaaaagatAAGACATGGGTGTTAAATGTAAATTTCTGATAGTAATCATTATCAAAATTCtaacaacaaaaaatataatgAAAAGCGTAAAAATACACAAGTTTCTATAAGGGACAACTGTAAAGGATTAGTTGCATGAACATCAAAATTTAGTAAGGAAGGCGATAGAATTTGACTaaaaaaatacaaatcagaGAAGTTGCAAAATGCATTTTAGATTGCATCATATTGCTCTAAATGATGGACAGCAAAAATCATTAAGAACTCCCTTTACATGCATAagcatacataaaaatatgcagTCCCCAGCAAGGGGTTTATGTGTGCAATTGGGCACAACCTAGAAGGCTGAAGAAAGATATAGTCTCATCGTAAGCATTTTCTCTCAAATGCTACTTTCTCTTAGACCTCATTTATTCACAGATTTCAAATGCTTGTATAGCATATACTTTACATGGAATGATTAGTAAGATCACTCTTTATATAGAAGAATTAATTCACCAAAATCAAGCAATTCTTAATTCTGATCCCACCATAAATGACTTATAGAAATTAAATTTCCGCAAATTGGGAATGTAAGGGACACTTTATCTATCATTATATGACATGAAAATAACACCATGGTTGTGGTGCAATCTTGCAACAGCAAGAATATTGCCATGATTGCCACTCACTGTTCCATGAGCGATCCAGCAAATATAACTTCCATTCACTTCAGCTCACCTCTTTCTTCAAGAAGAATTTAGATATCTCATCTCTCATAAGTGTACCTTATAaacttcagaaaaaaaaaacacatcaaaAAAACACATCATTAAATGATGATAGAAttgttaatatttttttctttttctaaaatttaCTATAACTAAAATCCCTAAACTTTGTAAATCGTAATTTCTGTTTCATCTCAGCAATATTTTCAATCATGTCATATGTCTATTTCTATTGAAGGACATATTCTGGACatccaaaagaaactaatgCTGTAACATAGCACCAAGTCTTGCACATGATggaggaaataaataaaattgattATTACTTCACTAataaaaaatggaaaaataatGATTTTCAGCATCAAAGGCCTCAAATATGCATTAAAGATATTAGTTCTTCACAGCAAAGCTGAAATAGATAAGATAGATTCAATTGCAAGAAATGACAGTGTTAGGAACTCTCATCTCGAAAATGAATTTTAGTGTTTATCCTCATTCTACCTTTTTCAATTTTATGAAGATActaattataaaatattgaaCTCAAAATATCTGTGAATCTTTAGACAAACTTCTAATTGGATGAAAGATGATAAAATATTGAAGTTGATCAATGTAAGGAAGAATGAGGCTTCTGAATGGAAAGGAGCATGCTTAGTATGTACCCGCATTACCGTGATTTACTGGCTTGAACTGAGATTCATTGTACTCAATAACTGGGGAGAATAGGGCTTCTGAGATTGGTCGGGATGTGGAAAATTGTGAAGCCTGCACATAGGTTATACatttcaaaaacaaacaaaagaagTATGCTTTCCTTAATATAGATAACATCTCAATCTAACAATCTTAAGATGACTTATCGAAAAGAACTAAGcatcatttctttcaaaaaattattataggaaACAACTGTATAGAACTTTGTTGCATTAAAATAGAGACAGGCAATACACATCATAGctgaagaattaaatcaagatAATGAACACACGTCCAAACAATTATAACCATGATAGTAGCCAAATGATTTTGGAAGAGTCCTTGTTAAGACATGAGTGATCATTTATTTTCGTGCTTACCAGTCAGAATTTCCGAATTTTTGACATTTGAAACTTCCTTAAGACAATTAACCTTTCAAAGCATATGGACCAAAAGGACTATGGACAATACCATGCCATGTCAATGTTTGACACTCACCAGTTGAAGATGTTGCGCATAAGATATTAACACGTAAGGTTTTATCAATTTTATCAAGATACAGGCATGATCCCATGTCCAAGTTCCATGTTGGATTTCAAAGACATCTAGGCACCTGTCAGCCTATCACTTGCCCAGGTGACAAAGGTCACCATTCTAAGGTCAGTGCCTCTTTGTTGAGCATGACTGATAAAAGCACAATTGTCATTGTGTTGCAAGGTGTCACAACTAACATGGAAAGATCTCAGGCACAAGGAATCTGCTCATTTAGCTATACCATTTATTGGGTTGCCATGGATCCTGTTATAGAAGAGTACCCAAGGagcttcctttttgtttttcaaTTGCTATTAAATAATGTATTTTCCTCCCTAAATCCAAACCACTGAATTTAGAGTGACATGATAAAAATCAACTCCAACCAACACAAACACCTCCCCTCCCACTCTTCCTTCCCCATCCCCCTACTCCcccccccaccaaaaaaaaaaaaaagaaaaaaaaaatcagcctgTGCACTTTAATGGCCTGCTTATGATGATTCTGATAAATGGAAAATTAATGTGAGCAGCCTATTCTAACTTGATACTTCCATAAATTATGAGTCTCATCATGATGTGAGCCAGCTCATCACAACTTGATACTTCCACAAATTATCACTCCGATCATTCAAGCATACTtgaaaaaactttttaaaacctTAATTGTCAATGGTAAAGGACTCTAGAAAATATAGCGTGGAAGCACTCTGTGCCCGTTTTTTGAAGTTGACTTGTAAATGGAGTCCTAAACTCTAGCATGCTCTAGGATAAGCACTTGAGTATTTGGAGCTTCACAGGAGCTCAGATTTGCAATATTAGTCATAATTAAACACCAAGGAACCATGTGACGAAAGGAATATGGTTGCTAATACACTGGATGTACCCAGCCAGGATATACTGAGTCGTTCAGaaccaagaacaaaaccaagcaTAAAACTTGAAATACTAGTCCCACTGCAACTAGATTTGACTAATCTAGTTTGACCCAGCCCCTTAATATCCTAGCAATCTATTAATAAGAGGGCTAGTTAGATTCAAGCTTTCAGACCATTACAAAAATCACAAAAGGTGCAAGCCCAGCAAAGCTGCATATGACCTAGCTCCATGGAATCTCCAGATGCAAAAACCTGCCATGCCATATCCAATAGCCATCTAGGCGGACAAAGAAAATAAACATATAATATCTTATCAAACATCATCTTCCAAATAATATCAGCAAATAATATCTTATAAACAAAAAATATCTTACAAATGTTTGTTACAAACATTTTTTAGTTAAAGAAAACCATATATTATGGTATGCCCCTGTACTAACACATGATAGACGGCAGGAGTCAGCTCAATATACCTGTACCATGTGTCAGTACAGAGGAATACCGAGCCCCTGGAATGTACCAGTGTTGTGACCGGCATGTTGGCACTTAACCTTGATCGTAACATTAAAGTTACAACCATGACTTATTCATCAATATATTCAGGATTATTTCTCacacatgtatgcatgcatgcatacatttcTACATGCATGAAtgaatgcatacatacataaatgCATGAATGCTTATGCATATGTGCATACATGTGTGCATACGTACATATACACATGCACACCATATGCAGCGCATGTAAGtcaatgcatgcatatatacatatgcacACAGTGTGTGCATATAAAGCAATTCGAATATCATGCTGCCATCACAAAAATAAgaacataatattataattgACAACTCAACCACTTTTTTCTTGGCTTTTGGAGCCTGACAGAATCTAGGTATTGGCCCTAATTTTGTAGAATCTCATTACTGTTCTTCTTGATTTTTAGAACTGTAAGTTAAAGCATGAGAATTACAGATTAATATAGGTCCCCAAGACTCTTCAGTACCTAAAACAGTAAAATTTTGCACCTAGATGTGGCTGAATAATATAATCTCCGAACTAGTTGATGATGGTATTTATAATTCACAAAGCACAATATGGTTAAGACAGATACCACAAAATAGGAAGCAGATATTATCATACAGCAAAtgtagaaatctaaataataaaaacataccacAAAATAAAATTGTACCTTTGTTCCAGTGGATGCAGAATCAGCTGACGCTGAAACAGAGTTTATAAGTTGAGCAGAAGCATGAGCAAAGTCGTCACTGGCTTCAGTTCTTTGAATTTTTTCACTCAATGTCTCGATACCTAAAGAATCTGCATTAAGTGGACATTAAGAAATTTCACTAGGCACGATTTACCTCCAGAACATAGCTTTAAGCCACTAACAACGGCAAGCAAAAGGCACATGCCCAGGATACATATTTAATAGCCATAGAACTTGTTACATAAAAGATTTATGCCAAGCAAAAAAAATGATTCATATAAAATAAAGACATATCTTGCATTAAGAACTtcatactcaaaaaaaaaagcctattatgatcaaaaaaagagaaagtaaCATAAGCAAACTGTAAAATAAACACTCAAAAAGATACATGCAATTAGAGAACATTAAGGCATATAAACTAGAAAGTATAAAAGAATAAAGCAGCATAGCAAGAAAAGCTTGTGCATTATGTTAGTGAAGTAATGCAGCAGTGATTGAGATGTTATAATCATGTGCAATGGGAAGAGAGGGGGCCCTAATATCTCGAGGGAATGATTTCATTAGATGTCGAAGGGTAGGAgggagaaaaataagaaactctCATGATATTTGTGGAAGGACAGACTTCTATCGTGGATTCAACATTCAATGGGAATGACTGATGAGGTGATAGCCCAAACATATTGTCACATACCGTCATGAGGAATTTCAGTGGGAATGTCTAGAAATGCTGCTTGTTCCAATGTTTTGACTTGTGATTGTAAACTTTTTGAGATTTTAACTGATTTATGACAAGTATGGAGATTGCGTCCTCCTACACAATCTGTTCTTGATTTGTTCTTCATTTTTAAAGCCGGCATTTGAGCTAGTCTCTTGATATTTACCACAATTTACTTGATAATCATCAACTGCAAAAGAAAACAATGGTGCAAAGTTATATCAGCTTCCAATAAGGTACCTATTTAACTCATGCAAAAAGAAGTATTTATAATTAAAAACCAGGAAATGCTAAAAAATTTGCAGTAGTCAAATGGTGCCTTAGCTTTCCTGAAGAAAATGGGCATACAACATACTAataagaattttttcttttttttccctgggAATAATGGAGGAAGCAGCACTGGTCAGAATTACCTGTATCAGAAACCCGCAATAACACCTCCAGAGATTAGAAGACAGAACCTCTTCTTGAAATGAAGGTGCAACAGCTGGGCTCTTGCCCAGTTTGCTGTATTAATAACAAAGAATACAGTGATTATAAAGGATTGGAAACCACCTTTAAAAGTATGGATAGGATGGATGACAAGAAAGGTGGAAAACAAGAAGAGTGCAAACCCACTAGTCATTGTTACTGAGTATTAACACAGTTGTGGACTGCATTTGTATCAACAACCAGATGTGTTTTCCTTAAGAATGCCCCTGGAGGAAACACGTACAGAATATGGAAATAGGATGCTTTTGGCATGTGTGCAAAGTATCTTCCATAATTAAGAAAACAAGTGTATCAGTGCATGGTGAAGATGTTATGCTCAAAGATTCCCTGTTCTGTTGGATCTGCAGGTGAGCAATAATAGTTTTGCTTGCCGCTGCGACAGATATGACTGTCAATTAAGCAAGTCATTCATAATGTATCATTTTCAACTCACGTTTAACTGGATGACGGTTGTTTAGAGCCAAGCTAGAGAATTGTTTAGCTTGCTCGTGTTCAGCTTAATTAATCTCAACTTTACACATAAGCACAGatacatatataattatatataaatataaaaaatacaaTTATTAAATGAAAacttattaaataaatttatctattaaatattgatAGAAATATGATGCATGAAGCATtcgttatgcaaaaaaaaattcagcagttGAATTGAGATATAAGAACTGAGATTAACTCAAGGAATAGAAGCCCACAAGGGACGTCGACACACAATTATCCCATAAACAAGCTGTTCATGAATAGCTCAAGTTTGGTGGAAATTAATAGATCCAGGCTTGAACTTGAAAGTCAGACATCACAAGCTTGTCTAGATTATAATTAGAGCAGGCTTAAAGATTTGCTAAGATCACTCAAGCTTGACTCAGTTAAGACCTAATGCATGGACAGAGAAATGCAATTTGTCATATCTAAATTGAAATCGCATtctatagattttcatttcTGGTTTCTTTGGTACTGCTTTGTACCAGTCACATTTGTATGCAATATATATCAGACATCAACACACCTGAGAGACAGTCCAATATGTGTCAAATACTTTCTACGAATATCCATCTGAAAGAAATGGTCTCTAATATGATGTAAATACATTCCAAAAACATCCTTAGAAACTTTTTATGGGTCAtcatgtcatatgtcaagatagTTAGGAAGATAAATCTGCATCcacaattatttaaa
It includes:
- the LOC103703360 gene encoding CTD small phosphatase-like protein 2-A isoform X1 codes for the protein MPALKMKNKSRTDCVGGRNLHTCHKSVKISKSLQSQVKTLEQAAFLDIPTEIPHDDSLGIETLSEKIQRTEASDDFAHASAQLINSVSASADSASTGTKASQFSTSRPISEALFSPVIEYNESQFKPVNHGNAVRDDEHDEVPSLIANDIDNGNCNESEVQTANFWDLYTSEKVAASPFDVDIGFSDGVTTACPDYVYMQPDLFFDKQDSYVILPFFEKTGGTITSHDQDPIEEPAVRSDGSCLYLAIHQLNSSDQETESSYNLEEAECFDPQLFFKSLPDLPDLSEAVSPISPAFLPKEIGRKKSVTLVLDLDETLVHSTLEHCDDADFTFPVFFNMKQHSVYVRKRPYLETFLEKVSQMFEIVIFTASQSIYAEQLLNILDPDRKLISRRIYRESCIFSDGSYTKDLTILGVDLAKVAIIDNSPQVFQLQVNNGIPIKSWFDDPSDHALISLLPFLETLVDAEDVRPIIAERFDNKE
- the LOC103703360 gene encoding CTD small phosphatase-like protein 2-A isoform X2, translated to MPALKMKNKSRTDCVGGRNLHTCHKSVKISKSLQSQVKTLEQAAFLDIPTEIPHDDSLGIETLSEKIQRTEASDDFAHASAQLINSVSASADSASTGTKASQFSTSRPISEALFSPVIEYNESQFKPVNHVRDDEHDEVPSLIANDIDNGNCNESEVQTANFWDLYTSEKVAASPFDVDIGFSDGVTTACPDYVYMQPDLFFDKQDSYVILPFFEKTGGTITSHDQDPIEEPAVRSDGSCLYLAIHQLNSSDQETESSYNLEEAECFDPQLFFKSLPDLPDLSEAVSPISPAFLPKEIGRKKSVTLVLDLDETLVHSTLEHCDDADFTFPVFFNMKQHSVYVRKRPYLETFLEKVSQMFEIVIFTASQSIYAEQLLNILDPDRKLISRRIYRESCIFSDGSYTKDLTILGVDLAKVAIIDNSPQVFQLQVNNGIPIKSWFDDPSDHALISLLPFLETLVDAEDVRPIIAERFDNKE